The following nucleotide sequence is from Trifolium pratense cultivar HEN17-A07 linkage group LG2, ARS_RC_1.1, whole genome shotgun sequence.
taaaaatatgatattttgaaaatattcatcgagatGAATCAaatatcttatatgctaatatttgttttcatttattactaaaaaaatatggtcaaaataaaatatgtgaGTAGTGCATATAGTCAAAATTGTTCACTcattttgggacgaagggagtactGTACAAAGGATTTAAGATTAAGAGAAGGAATGCAACACATGACAATATCTTAAAACagttaagccactaggtttggtctagtggtgagtgatttaggtagtatgttataggtcttgggttcgattctcagctcattataaacaaaaaaaaatatcttaaaacATTTCAATTGTTGTGCACCATCGGTATAAAAACACAATACATGATTTGTTGATATATTGTTGGACGcacgtgtaaaataattttatactgacaatatatatatataaattaaaatttatcttaaaaagAGTTCAATTGTGCACCGTCAATataaagttttcattttttagtgGGATTATGGGATAGTGAACGTAAATAAGGGTggagatttatttttgtaatgtttctttttaaatttcttaagaaaaaacttttccaatttaattttcttatttcttgCATTTTATGCATTCAATTGGTTTGCATTAGTATTGTTCTTCATTTTGCTTCCATTGTAAATCACGAtcacaaatcctagctcaactgatATAAATGTCGAAATTACTAGCGTCGGAAGTCGGGACCGCAATTCAAACCCCAATCACTCCAatctatcaaccaaaaaaaaaaacttagaagAAACATTTCATCAAATTGTTGGGTGAGTAGTATATACTACTATAGGTAAAACTCCCATTTTTCTAACCTTgcagaaattttttttagtgaagtTCAGTAATCAATATCAATACTTAGTATAAAACCCTTTCGAAATTTCAAATACTAGTAGCAAGTAGCAACTATATAATTTCAAGTTCAAGCGAATAGATCAATCATTATGATTTAATGATGCCATTATAATATACACAATTCATAATTAAGAGCAAAAACAATGATCTAATCAAAAGTAGAAGAAAATTATTTGcgattgaaaatgaaaattaacacTCGCAAAACTACATGGTGAAATTATGTATAGAATTGAAAAAGTTGAACCatataatgtagaaaattgcaGCAGCTTAGACTGGTGCCACTTTTTCATGAGGCTTTTTGACAACAATATTGATCCTGCTACTTCTTGGATACATATACAGTAAATTAGCCTTGGAAATGGAATGATCACTTTCATCTTCCTCAAAATAACAAGGTTTATCCTCATCAATTCTCCCCATTTTTCTCACCTCAGTCTGGTAACTCATTTTATTCCTCTTATATTTATACCCTGCATTCCGTTGCCTTTGCCTCCTTTGCATAACAACACTTTCACTCCCTACAATATTATTTCTGATCGTCACTACTTTTTGTTCTCCATTTGTAACGAGTCTCA
It contains:
- the LOC123909517 gene encoding uncharacterized protein LOC123909517 — protein: MGSMKKKSNTIKQSKIKHYILTPVRILKRAKELYVKGMMACSGKFTAGSPISVSHLPPVDHSNHSVVNNVNTSKINNGSERQSLREIFITAPINEMRLVTNGEQKVVTIRNNIVGSESVVMQRRQRQRNAGYKYKRNKMSYQTEVRKMGRIDEDKPCYFEEDESDHSISKANLLYMYPRSSRINIVVKKPHEKVAPV